Proteins encoded by one window of Leptospira stimsonii:
- a CDS encoding AAA family ATPase, protein MEKDLLSGEDVEFARVTLETIKKELSKEITGQDEVIRNVLVCLVCQGHVLLEGMPGLAKTLLARSLASALDLDFKRIQFTPDLLPADLVGTVVFNPKTTEFETRKGPVFTGVLLADEINRAPAKVQSALLESMEEKTITIGDKTYKLDRPFLVIATQNPIDQDGTYPLPEAQMDRFFMKVNVGYPALEEEIGILEQHGRLNTEDTKIKKVVSSKEILKLSSLLDNVFIEEKIKSYIVRLVRNTRPEERTIPELIPYIRHGASPRASLSILKSSKANALLNGRTYVIPEDVKVSLVEILRHRILLTFEAISEELNVESLINTVVEATPVP, encoded by the coding sequence ATGGAAAAAGATCTTCTATCCGGAGAAGACGTCGAATTCGCCAGGGTAACTCTGGAAACAATCAAAAAAGAACTCAGTAAGGAAATCACGGGGCAGGACGAGGTGATTCGAAACGTTCTCGTTTGTCTTGTGTGTCAAGGGCACGTCCTCTTAGAAGGGATGCCGGGGTTGGCGAAAACATTGCTCGCGCGATCTCTTGCCTCCGCCTTGGATTTGGATTTTAAAAGAATTCAATTCACTCCCGACCTCTTGCCCGCGGATCTTGTGGGAACCGTAGTTTTTAATCCGAAGACGACCGAGTTTGAAACCAGAAAGGGGCCGGTCTTTACAGGCGTTCTCCTCGCGGATGAAATCAATCGTGCTCCCGCAAAGGTGCAATCCGCTCTTTTGGAAAGTATGGAAGAGAAGACGATTACGATCGGAGATAAGACATACAAACTGGATCGACCGTTTCTTGTGATCGCAACGCAAAATCCGATCGATCAAGACGGAACTTATCCTCTTCCCGAAGCGCAGATGGATCGATTTTTTATGAAGGTCAACGTAGGTTATCCCGCGTTAGAGGAAGAGATCGGGATTCTCGAGCAACACGGACGACTCAATACGGAGGATACGAAGATCAAAAAAGTCGTCTCCTCGAAAGAGATCTTAAAACTTTCCTCCCTCTTGGACAATGTTTTTATCGAAGAAAAGATCAAGTCCTATATCGTTCGACTCGTGCGAAATACAAGACCGGAAGAAAGAACGATCCCGGAACTCATTCCTTATATCCGTCACGGCGCGTCTCCGAGAGCGTCTTTGAGTATATTAAAAAGTTCTAAAGCGAATGCGCTTCTCAACGGAAGGACATACGTGATTCCCGAGGACGTCAAAGTTTCTCTCGTGGAAATACTAAGACACAGAATTCTTCTTACTTTTGAGGCGATTTCGGAAGAATTAAACGTAGAATCTCTGATCAATACCGTAGTCGAGGCGACTCCGGTTCCTTAA
- a CDS encoding DUF58 domain-containing protein, whose product MIRKEFLSILSSLELGRRTRSFREKAGSAESSKRGRGLDFKDVRLYSFGDDTRLIDWNVTSRFGELYVREFYEEKERQAILFFDVSSSMEFGSGEFSRSENAFQVLALLSLLYVQKGNRVKILLFSDRVEWETDFLRSRDELLPTLQKISKKGLVEKVSDPLLPFRYLKNRIHRHAEVYLLSDFIGIGTLKKYSSLKKLYSLHAIRFRDPIELEPPKSMLSFFYTRDPEERGGGLFARTLAPEYETKALRSFFQGSLLDLTGPELDSKEVVRYFSK is encoded by the coding sequence ATGATTCGCAAAGAATTCTTATCCATTCTTTCGAGCCTGGAACTAGGTCGAAGAACGCGTTCTTTTCGGGAGAAGGCGGGTAGCGCCGAGAGTTCGAAACGGGGAAGGGGCCTTGACTTCAAGGACGTCCGTCTCTATAGTTTCGGTGACGACACTCGTCTCATCGACTGGAATGTGACTTCTCGTTTTGGGGAACTCTATGTCAGAGAATTCTACGAAGAAAAAGAAAGACAGGCGATTCTCTTTTTCGATGTCTCGAGTTCTATGGAATTCGGCTCCGGAGAATTCTCGCGTTCGGAAAATGCCTTTCAGGTTTTGGCTCTTCTTTCCCTTCTCTACGTTCAGAAAGGGAATCGAGTCAAGATTCTTCTTTTTAGCGATCGTGTGGAATGGGAGACCGACTTTCTCCGTTCTCGAGACGAACTTCTTCCAACCCTCCAAAAAATATCCAAGAAGGGATTGGTAGAAAAAGTTTCCGATCCTCTGTTGCCTTTTCGATATTTAAAAAATCGAATCCACAGACACGCGGAAGTCTATTTGTTAAGCGACTTCATCGGAATCGGAACTCTTAAAAAATATTCAAGTCTAAAAAAACTCTATTCTCTCCATGCGATCCGATTTCGGGATCCGATCGAACTCGAACCTCCGAAATCGATGCTTTCCTTTTTTTATACGAGGGATCCGGAAGAAAGAGGCGGCGGTCTATTCGCAAGAACGCTCGCGCCGGAATACGAGACGAAGGCATTGCGCTCCTTTTTTCAGGGTTCGTTATTGGATCTGACCGGGCCGGAATTGGATTCAAAGGAAGTCGTACGGTATTTTTCAAAATGA
- a CDS encoding LB_053 family protein: MKRGIQIFLYSWILIYSSSLFGETAETLSPEKVLIAQRVRYELNWAPGEIKEIVAPQLGIHFAEGLPDLPWFEVLLSEKKDTRIALEISYYATGEFPIPVSWTLSNGKRESSQKKVIVESVLSETDTGPSDIIPPLSFSGSYLGRLLVFLILFGILLTFGIYAYRLYARQSSPMDAIIQATPQLERMEVYEIRLRELLKKEPISAREFARLLSGYIREKAANLSGRKTSAFTEAELFQFLYDQFPFEERELQSWRKFLTERKFRPGEAFLAKEDAEEKFSHWKETWDRS, translated from the coding sequence ATGAAAAGAGGAATTCAAATATTCTTATATTCTTGGATTCTAATTTATTCTTCTTCTTTGTTCGGAGAAACGGCCGAAACCCTTTCTCCCGAAAAAGTTCTGATCGCACAAAGGGTTCGTTACGAACTCAATTGGGCTCCCGGTGAAATCAAAGAGATCGTCGCTCCTCAGCTCGGGATTCATTTTGCGGAAGGACTTCCGGATCTCCCTTGGTTCGAAGTTCTTCTTTCCGAAAAAAAGGACACAAGAATCGCACTCGAAATTTCTTATTACGCCACGGGAGAATTTCCGATCCCGGTTTCCTGGACTCTCTCAAACGGAAAGCGGGAATCTTCCCAAAAAAAAGTGATCGTTGAATCCGTTCTTTCCGAAACGGACACGGGACCATCCGATATCATTCCTCCTCTGAGTTTTTCCGGATCGTATCTGGGAAGACTTCTCGTCTTTCTAATTCTTTTCGGAATTCTTCTTACCTTCGGAATCTACGCTTATCGATTGTATGCAAGACAATCTTCTCCGATGGACGCGATCATACAGGCCACACCTCAGCTCGAACGGATGGAAGTGTATGAAATTCGTCTGAGAGAACTTTTGAAAAAGGAACCGATCTCTGCTCGTGAATTTGCGAGACTTTTATCGGGTTATATTCGGGAAAAAGCGGCCAACCTTTCCGGAAGGAAAACGTCTGCCTTCACCGAAGCGGAACTCTTTCAATTCTTATACGATCAGTTTCCTTTCGAAGAAAGGGAACTTCAGTCTTGGAGAAAATTCTTAACCGAAAGAAAATTCAGACCCGGCGAAGCCTTTCTCGCAAAAGAGGACGCCGAAGAAAAATTCTCTCATTGGAAGGAAACCTGGGATAGATCATGA
- the batA gene encoding VWA domain-containing protein BatA gives MNFEYPYALLILAPVWIWTLVYYKNKMYLHRMEARLPGRRESSLSKLEKFGVLLPLLRPLAISFLIVALAGPGKKVTFLPDEKEGVDIMIALDVSGSMSRSRDFLPETRLGVSKKLLRRFIEKRKNDRLGLVVFAGAAYLQAPLTGDRESLNEILGTIEEETVAEQGTAIGDAIILSTYRLRASHARSRVIVLITDGVSNTGKIDPVTATDLAEHIGAKIYSIGIGKEDSSYEINFEILQELSANTGGQFFRAEDPEEMKEVLTSIDSLEKDPLAAPPKEVRETEYELWIYRALAVLLMDLILRSFVFRYYV, from the coding sequence ATGAATTTTGAATATCCTTACGCGCTCTTAATTTTGGCTCCGGTGTGGATCTGGACTTTAGTATATTATAAAAATAAAATGTATCTTCACAGGATGGAAGCCCGTCTTCCGGGAAGAAGAGAGAGTTCACTTTCCAAACTGGAAAAATTCGGAGTTCTTCTTCCTTTGCTTCGTCCTCTTGCGATCAGCTTTTTGATCGTCGCGCTCGCTGGCCCGGGAAAGAAGGTGACCTTTCTTCCGGACGAAAAAGAGGGCGTGGACATTATGATCGCCCTCGACGTTTCCGGTTCTATGTCGAGGAGTCGCGACTTTCTTCCGGAAACAAGATTGGGTGTTTCTAAAAAACTCCTTCGACGATTTATAGAAAAACGGAAGAATGACCGGCTCGGCCTTGTCGTCTTCGCGGGCGCGGCTTATTTACAGGCACCCCTTACGGGCGATCGGGAATCACTGAACGAAATCCTGGGCACGATCGAAGAGGAAACCGTGGCGGAGCAAGGGACCGCGATCGGCGACGCCATCATTCTCTCGACGTATCGTCTACGCGCGTCTCACGCTCGTTCGAGGGTGATCGTTTTGATCACGGACGGGGTTTCCAATACGGGAAAAATCGATCCGGTCACGGCCACTGATCTCGCCGAACATATCGGGGCAAAAATCTATTCGATTGGAATCGGAAAGGAAGATAGTTCTTACGAGATCAATTTCGAAATCTTACAAGAACTTTCCGCAAACACGGGAGGGCAGTTTTTCCGCGCCGAAGATCCGGAGGAAATGAAGGAAGTTCTTACTTCCATCGATTCGCTCGAAAAAGATCCGCTCGCCGCCCCACCGAAAGAGGTTCGAGAAACCGAATACGAGCTTTGGATCTACCGAGCGCTGGCCGTTCTTCTCATGGATTTGATTCTACGATCGTTTGTGTTCCGGTATTACGTATGA
- the batB gene encoding VWA domain-containing protein BatB, whose protein sequence is MSHEFSSYLKNIFYTVLAFWSIYSSIRIYLIYKVSNWRIQYPGLERTSSFPRAGLVSARILLLFVILICIFFAGWQTNYKDEKKEESFRGVDILFLVDVSLSMQAIDNAPTRLAKFKEILLRMLPSLNGNRFGMIVFAASPFLYCPMTSDVAAFSDYVRGLDVDMVGDRGTDLKKAFQKAEDLLNSEKVFRNRILILVTDGEDQNDPELVSFPANFQIWATGTETGGPIAYNDEESGLSGYLLKDGTLSPNANVPGVIQSKMNPVFLKELARKNSGELYSLETNPPDLQSFQKEIRSLEENLYSRKKDLKRAEGSAKYLILAILCMIFDWVFVEAFLFSKKKEPALS, encoded by the coding sequence ATGAGTCACGAGTTCTCTTCTTATCTGAAGAATATATTTTACACGGTTCTTGCTTTTTGGTCCATCTATTCCAGTATTCGAATATATCTTATTTATAAAGTATCGAATTGGAGAATCCAATATCCCGGTTTGGAACGAACCTCTTCCTTTCCAAGGGCTGGTCTTGTCTCCGCGAGAATTCTTCTTTTGTTTGTCATCTTGATCTGTATCTTTTTCGCGGGATGGCAAACGAATTATAAGGACGAAAAAAAGGAGGAATCCTTTCGCGGGGTCGATATCCTCTTTCTCGTGGACGTAAGTCTTTCGATGCAAGCGATCGATAACGCACCTACCAGGCTCGCAAAGTTTAAGGAAATTCTTCTGAGGATGTTGCCTTCGTTAAACGGAAATCGTTTTGGAATGATCGTCTTTGCGGCGAGTCCTTTTCTTTATTGTCCGATGACCTCGGACGTTGCCGCGTTTTCGGATTATGTCCGAGGATTGGACGTGGATATGGTCGGAGATCGGGGAACGGATCTAAAGAAGGCCTTTCAAAAAGCGGAAGATCTGTTAAACTCGGAGAAGGTGTTTCGCAATCGAATTCTAATCTTAGTGACCGACGGAGAGGATCAGAACGATCCGGAACTCGTTTCTTTTCCGGCGAACTTTCAGATCTGGGCGACCGGAACGGAAACCGGGGGACCGATCGCATACAACGATGAAGAATCCGGACTCAGCGGCTATCTCTTGAAGGATGGAACCTTGAGTCCGAACGCAAACGTTCCCGGTGTCATTCAGTCCAAGATGAATCCCGTTTTTTTAAAGGAACTCGCGAGAAAGAACAGCGGAGAATTGTATTCTTTGGAAACAAATCCGCCGGACTTGCAGTCTTTTCAAAAAGAGATCCGTTCCCTCGAAGAAAATCTCTATTCTCGAAAGAAGGATCTCAAAAGAGCGGAAGGATCTGCAAAGTATTTGATTCTCGCGATCCTTTGTATGATCTTTGACTGGGTCTTCGTCGAGGCATTTTTGTTCTCCAAAAAGAAGGAGCCGGCTCTATCATGA
- the batC gene encoding TPR repeat-containing protein BatC produces MKRIHRLEYSLILMLLLLSAPGNAVELDPGGNRISEGLEHYNQGEYPDSLRKYQEAESFFPDDPRLEFNRGAVEFKAGNLDKAIRHFEKSAASNSPEVQWKSRFNLGNSYMRAGDRKKAAEEYIKALKLNPDLKEARKNLEYLRQNPPPQNSQNTMPNSSNPNQKNSTPQKGNQPQNGNERSSNEETTGESSRDKRGKLTEEEAKRILDSLDLNQIRRKSRKSRDREVFW; encoded by the coding sequence ATGAAACGAATTCATAGATTAGAATATTCTTTAATTCTTATGCTTCTTCTCTTGTCAGCGCCCGGAAACGCGGTTGAACTGGATCCGGGTGGAAATCGGATCAGTGAGGGACTGGAACACTATAATCAGGGCGAATACCCGGATTCTTTGCGGAAATACCAGGAAGCGGAATCCTTTTTTCCGGACGACCCACGTTTGGAATTCAATCGTGGAGCGGTCGAATTTAAGGCTGGAAACTTAGACAAGGCGATTCGTCATTTTGAAAAATCGGCGGCCTCGAATTCACCGGAAGTGCAGTGGAAATCGAGATTCAATTTGGGAAACAGTTATATGCGGGCCGGGGATCGCAAAAAGGCCGCGGAAGAATATATCAAGGCTCTCAAACTCAATCCGGATCTCAAGGAGGCTCGAAAAAATCTCGAGTATCTGAGACAAAATCCTCCTCCTCAAAATTCTCAAAACACGATGCCGAACTCCTCCAATCCGAATCAAAAGAATTCTACTCCACAAAAAGGAAACCAACCTCAGAACGGGAACGAACGATCTTCAAACGAAGAAACAACCGGAGAATCCTCTCGCGATAAAAGAGGAAAGTTAACCGAAGAAGAGGCAAAAAGAATTCTAGATTCTCTGGATCTCAACCAGATCCGGAGAAAGAGCAGAAAAAGTCGGGATAGAGAGGTCTTTTGGTGA
- a CDS encoding BatD family protein — MKRIFTLFLFFGAFTLSAEETKFYVTRNMFHLGEESYAVFEMDLNSKYTIPQNSFSNGDVTVFYSGIEENTTIINFQVFRKRLLKFRIKPSRQGTFALPPLSIEVNGKTFTPGAVQVQVLARAQTAKSRGGSFFDRFFQFEGEDLPDNADLRVLFQTSKKQAWIGEPIIGYFTLYFRDVRKPYFDRNPADSIQFPYFRSEVLSGVAVKIPEQILYEGNVYDVAVYNKEIYSLIPLRPGDFYLGKTTFSLEGQLQSYFNVKTVSTIPNLITVRPLPKYDGNFSGGVGKFKAQVRIKNDPRDEVAVGDTLYLTVIIEGEGNLSSVSDPLSSACSEGKDCFPQATLYDTHRSWKFTELENSGYGFYSTAKFEYGIPMTKKGIWKEESKVFVYFDPDSGSYKNAFLEFPSIEVLGESKRKKTPLDEKMKEESAFVSPKRILFFSFGFLILLAVCVSIWIRWKKTEITLQIFDWIPGIFWIAGGPVLKELDLLVGSKRGLVLKQSLLSKGISESDASFLANISRTESNFVEISRRLNSDGKKNLLRIAQTIVKKLKEET; from the coding sequence GTGAAACGGATTTTTACTCTCTTCTTGTTTTTCGGAGCGTTCACGCTTTCCGCGGAAGAAACCAAATTCTACGTTACGCGAAACATGTTTCACCTCGGAGAAGAATCCTACGCCGTCTTCGAGATGGATCTCAATTCCAAATACACAATTCCTCAAAACTCTTTTTCCAACGGGGACGTCACTGTTTTCTATTCCGGTATCGAAGAGAATACGACGATCATCAACTTTCAGGTTTTTCGCAAAAGGTTATTGAAGTTTAGAATCAAACCTTCCAGACAAGGGACCTTCGCTCTTCCTCCTCTGAGTATCGAAGTCAACGGCAAAACGTTTACACCCGGCGCGGTCCAAGTTCAGGTTCTTGCGAGAGCACAAACCGCGAAGAGTAGGGGAGGATCTTTCTTCGATCGATTCTTCCAATTTGAAGGGGAAGATCTTCCGGATAACGCGGATCTTCGAGTTTTGTTTCAGACGAGTAAAAAACAAGCCTGGATTGGAGAACCGATCATCGGATATTTTACCCTATATTTTCGAGACGTTCGAAAGCCTTACTTTGATCGGAATCCGGCAGACTCGATTCAGTTTCCTTATTTTAGAAGCGAGGTTCTCTCCGGGGTGGCCGTAAAAATTCCGGAACAGATTTTATACGAAGGAAATGTCTACGACGTCGCCGTTTACAACAAGGAAATTTATTCTCTCATTCCTCTGCGTCCTGGCGATTTTTATCTCGGAAAAACTACGTTCTCGTTGGAAGGACAACTACAATCCTACTTTAACGTAAAGACAGTTTCGACAATTCCGAATCTGATCACGGTTCGTCCTCTTCCGAAATACGATGGAAATTTCAGCGGAGGAGTCGGTAAGTTTAAGGCTCAGGTAAGAATCAAAAATGATCCTCGGGATGAAGTCGCCGTAGGCGACACTCTTTATCTTACTGTGATCATCGAAGGAGAAGGAAATCTTTCTTCCGTCTCCGATCCTTTGTCTTCCGCTTGTAGCGAAGGGAAGGATTGTTTTCCGCAAGCCACGTTGTATGACACACATAGATCCTGGAAGTTTACGGAGTTGGAAAACTCGGGTTACGGATTCTATTCCACCGCAAAGTTCGAGTACGGAATTCCGATGACCAAAAAGGGAATCTGGAAGGAAGAATCCAAGGTTTTTGTCTATTTCGATCCGGATTCCGGAAGTTATAAAAACGCATTCTTAGAATTTCCGTCTATAGAAGTGTTAGGCGAATCCAAGAGAAAAAAAACTCCACTCGACGAAAAAATGAAAGAAGAATCCGCCTTTGTTTCTCCGAAACGAATTCTATTCTTTTCATTCGGTTTTTTGATTTTACTCGCGGTCTGCGTTTCGATTTGGATCCGATGGAAAAAGACGGAAATTACACTGCAAATTTTCGATTGGATTCCCGGAATCTTTTGGATCGCAGGGGGACCGGTTCTAAAAGAGCTTGACTTGTTGGTAGGGAGCAAAAGAGGCTTGGTATTAAAGCAATCTCTGCTGTCAAAGGGGATCTCTGAATCGGACGCTTCCTTTCTGGCAAACATTTCCCGAACGGAATCCAACTTTGTCGAAATTTCCCGTCGATTGAACTCCGATGGGAAAAAGAATTTGCTTCGGATCGCACAGACGATCGTTAAAAAATTAAAGGAGGAAACCTAA
- the htpG gene encoding molecular chaperone HtpG: MSEEIKGRISVETENIFPIIKKWLYSEKDIFIRELVSNASDAITKLRKIALSEEFEGGTDYRIDLDFDQEKRILTIEDNGIGMSSEEVQKYINQIAFSSAEEFVKKFQGDGGKPEIIGHFGLGFYSCFMVSTKVVIETKSYRKGSAGVVWESESGTEFSLRASDKSTRGTKITLHLDGDSGEYLDQWKLKELIRKYCDFLPVPIFVKTEQANKQTPLWSETPSSVTKEKYDEFYNYLFPFSGEPLFHVHLNVDYPFRLQGILYFPKLKHELDVNQSGIKLYCNHVFVSDDANELVPKFLTVLKGTIDIPDLPLNVSRSYLQSDPLVKKISAHIVKKIADRLHEEFKKNEEEFKKNWEEISIFVKYGMLTDDKFYEAAKDLVFFKTSNGDIVRLDEYWNKNKEKNGGKVFYANEAETSSVYMDLLRSQGLEAILVDSRIDSHFVQFIESKNSEMKFQRVDSELADGVVDKESASTLVDSENKTEADRVKECFEQTLKRDGLEIKAEPLKAEGVPAVVLLPEHLRRLSEMNLMGGQKPMDLLKNHTLVLNTRSGLVKNILALSKGPNAEKAAKLTRTVYDMALLSSKIFGEAEFAEYLKRTTETLEELSKS; encoded by the coding sequence ATGAGCGAAGAAATCAAAGGAAGAATTTCCGTAGAGACGGAGAACATATTTCCAATCATTAAGAAATGGTTGTATTCAGAAAAAGACATATTCATTCGAGAACTCGTGTCCAATGCAAGCGACGCGATCACTAAGTTGAGAAAAATAGCCCTTTCCGAAGAGTTCGAAGGTGGCACCGATTACAGGATCGACCTCGATTTTGATCAGGAAAAAAGAATTCTTACGATCGAGGACAACGGAATCGGGATGAGCTCCGAGGAAGTTCAGAAATACATCAATCAAATCGCATTCTCGAGCGCCGAAGAGTTTGTCAAAAAGTTTCAAGGCGACGGCGGTAAACCGGAGATCATCGGTCATTTCGGTCTCGGGTTTTATTCCTGCTTTATGGTTTCGACGAAGGTCGTCATCGAAACCAAGTCCTATCGAAAAGGATCCGCGGGCGTTGTCTGGGAAAGCGAATCCGGAACCGAGTTCTCTTTGCGCGCATCCGACAAGTCCACTCGAGGAACCAAGATCACACTTCATCTCGACGGCGATTCCGGAGAATACCTGGATCAGTGGAAGTTAAAAGAACTCATCCGCAAATACTGCGATTTTCTTCCCGTGCCGATCTTTGTAAAAACGGAACAAGCGAACAAACAAACTCCACTTTGGTCCGAAACTCCCTCCTCGGTAACGAAGGAAAAATACGACGAATTTTATAACTATCTTTTCCCGTTTTCCGGAGAACCTCTTTTTCACGTTCATCTCAACGTGGACTATCCATTTCGATTGCAGGGAATATTATATTTTCCTAAATTAAAACACGAGCTCGACGTAAATCAGTCCGGAATCAAACTCTATTGTAATCACGTATTCGTAAGCGACGACGCGAACGAATTGGTGCCTAAGTTTTTGACGGTTCTCAAAGGAACGATCGATATTCCGGATCTTCCGTTGAACGTATCCAGATCGTATCTTCAGAGCGATCCTCTCGTTAAAAAGATATCCGCTCATATCGTTAAAAAAATCGCGGATCGTCTTCACGAAGAATTCAAAAAGAACGAGGAAGAGTTCAAGAAGAATTGGGAGGAAATTTCCATCTTCGTAAAATACGGAATGTTGACGGACGATAAGTTTTACGAAGCCGCAAAGGATCTCGTATTCTTCAAAACGTCGAACGGAGATATCGTTCGTTTGGACGAGTATTGGAATAAGAATAAGGAAAAAAACGGAGGAAAAGTCTTCTACGCCAACGAAGCGGAAACTTCCTCCGTCTATATGGATCTTCTTCGGTCGCAGGGATTAGAGGCGATTCTTGTGGATTCCAGAATCGATTCTCACTTTGTTCAGTTTATCGAATCGAAAAATTCAGAAATGAAGTTTCAGAGAGTGGATTCCGAACTCGCGGACGGAGTCGTAGACAAGGAAAGCGCTTCTACTTTGGTCGATTCCGAAAATAAAACCGAAGCCGATCGTGTGAAAGAATGTTTTGAACAAACCCTCAAACGGGACGGATTGGAGATTAAGGCAGAACCTCTCAAAGCGGAGGGAGTTCCCGCCGTGGTTCTTCTTCCCGAACATCTGCGACGTCTGAGCGAGATGAATCTCATGGGCGGTCAAAAGCCGATGGATCTTCTGAAAAATCATACGTTGGTTCTCAATACTCGTTCCGGCTTGGTGAAAAACATCCTTGCCCTTTCCAAAGGACCTAACGCGGAAAAGGCGGCCAAATTGACTCGTACCGTATACGACATGGCGCTTCTTTCATCGAAGATATTCGGGGAGGCGGAGTTTGCGGAATATCTCAAACGAACTACGGAGACATTAGAGGAACTCAGCAAGTCCTAA
- a CDS encoding PhoX family protein: protein MTLTRSQFLEYLGKGIGALALAKTGGLFGSDKSTNNKPSIRTVKNSFPKFQPISASEQDSLILPNGYRYNTIALFGDRINPQGDTFGFNSDFNCYLPFNGKKDSGLLWNNHETLGVLEYYVNGYDSQKPGPNLRTDKQIEQHLYALGGSVIRVSKENGEWKMSPDSKYGRRINGLTEFRLTGPAAGSPVVGNTNRVFGTFANCAGGTTFWKTILSCEENVEWVIEACKLPNETHYGWVIEVDPFDPKSTPVKHTALGRFSHENAALVLSPEGKLVVYMGDDAKDQFVYKFISKNSYDPSLGAGNSSLLEEGILYAANFEKGTWIPLDLEINETLKNSKLENGKRRFSSQADVLVYCRDAAKICGATPMDRPEDIEIHPIDGTVFIAMTNNDSHGNFFGQIVRIQEKSGDHAGLEFDFEVFAAGGRGSGFAAPDNLAFDKQGNLWMVTDVSQKNLNLSVYKKFGNNGMFVIPTAGSDSGRAFQFASAPIGSELTGLWFTPDERELFVSVQHPGETTKDYRNPTSHWPQGGNSLPKSGVVAIYLK from the coding sequence ATGACACTGACTCGATCCCAGTTTTTAGAATACTTAGGGAAGGGAATCGGAGCTCTCGCTCTTGCAAAGACCGGCGGTCTTTTCGGCTCCGATAAAAGCACTAATAACAAACCTTCCATTCGTACCGTAAAAAATTCCTTTCCTAAGTTTCAACCGATCTCCGCGAGCGAACAGGATTCTTTGATTCTTCCTAACGGATATCGATACAATACGATCGCACTCTTCGGAGATCGTATCAACCCGCAAGGAGATACGTTCGGTTTTAATTCCGACTTCAATTGTTATCTTCCGTTTAACGGAAAAAAAGACAGCGGACTTCTCTGGAACAATCACGAAACGCTCGGCGTTTTGGAATATTACGTAAACGGCTACGATAGTCAGAAGCCGGGTCCGAATCTGAGAACGGACAAACAAATCGAACAGCATCTGTATGCGTTAGGCGGTTCGGTTATACGGGTTTCTAAGGAGAATGGAGAATGGAAGATGTCTCCCGATTCGAAATACGGAAGAAGAATCAACGGCCTTACTGAATTTCGTCTAACGGGTCCAGCCGCCGGAAGTCCGGTCGTAGGAAATACGAATCGTGTATTCGGAACCTTTGCGAACTGCGCGGGCGGAACTACCTTTTGGAAAACGATTCTTTCCTGCGAAGAAAACGTGGAATGGGTGATAGAAGCCTGTAAACTTCCGAACGAAACACACTACGGCTGGGTGATCGAAGTCGATCCGTTCGATCCGAAGTCGACTCCCGTAAAACATACGGCTCTCGGTAGATTCTCGCATGAGAACGCGGCTCTTGTATTATCTCCGGAAGGAAAACTCGTTGTGTACATGGGCGACGACGCGAAGGATCAGTTCGTATATAAGTTCATATCGAAGAATTCTTACGATCCTTCACTCGGAGCGGGCAATTCGAGTCTTTTGGAGGAAGGGATTCTTTACGCGGCCAATTTCGAGAAAGGAACTTGGATTCCTCTGGATTTGGAAATCAATGAAACATTAAAAAATTCTAAATTAGAAAACGGCAAAAGAAGATTCTCTTCCCAAGCGGACGTTCTCGTTTATTGCAGAGACGCGGCGAAAATCTGTGGAGCGACTCCGATGGACCGGCCGGAAGACATCGAAATTCATCCGATCGACGGAACGGTTTTTATCGCTATGACGAACAACGATTCTCACGGAAATTTTTTCGGACAAATCGTAAGAATTCAGGAAAAGTCAGGCGACCACGCAGGATTGGAATTCGATTTCGAAGTGTTTGCCGCAGGCGGTCGAGGTTCCGGATTCGCCGCACCGGACAATCTCGCTTTCGATAAACAAGGAAATCTTTGGATGGTGACGGACGTTTCCCAAAAGAATCTCAATCTTTCCGTATATAAGAAATTCGGCAATAACGGAATGTTCGTGATTCCGACTGCGGGATCGGATTCGGGGAGGGCGTTTCAGTTCGCTTCCGCTCCGATCGGTTCGGAATTGACGGGGTTGTGGTTTACTCCGGACGAAAGAGAATTGTTCGTTTCCGTACAACATCCCGGAGAAACCACGAAGGATTATCGGAATCCGACGAGTCATTGGCCTCAAGGCGGAAATTCCCTCCCGAAATCGGGAGTGGTTGCAATTTATCTAAAGTAG
- a CDS encoding STAS domain-containing protein — translation MSQLTIKIKETSAGIFVYTLDGRLDESSFTDFKKDIIDPPHPDVVILNLAELKYISSSGIRAIFELRNKLANESKKLLLTEASDKVIQIFNLLGLWKPFTHLESEAEAIEVAKK, via the coding sequence ATGAGTCAATTGACCATCAAAATAAAAGAGACATCTGCGGGAATTTTCGTTTATACGCTCGATGGAAGACTGGACGAAAGTAGCTTTACCGATTTTAAAAAAGACATCATCGATCCTCCGCATCCGGACGTCGTGATTCTCAATCTCGCCGAACTGAAATACATTTCCAGTTCCGGAATCCGTGCGATCTTTGAACTCAGAAACAAACTCGCAAACGAAAGTAAAAAACTTCTTCTCACCGAAGCATCGGACAAGGTCATTCAGATCTTCAATCTTCTGGGCTTGTGGAAACCGTTCACCCATTTGGAATCGGAAGCGGAAGCGATCGAAGTCGCCAAAAAATAA